Proteins found in one Aethina tumida isolate Nest 87 chromosome 1, icAetTumi1.1, whole genome shotgun sequence genomic segment:
- the LOC109607969 gene encoding sentrin-specific protease 2-like, with protein MTRKFDIALTRSDMHSLKDGAWLNDKIIDFYLEMIVERSNNGPGPKCFAFNSHFYLQLKQRGADEVEDWSGCTDIFHKNLIFVPVFDNNNHWTLIIVNTKTKTIKFYDSKGSRNSVAPTLVLRYLVVEHMNKKSACLDWKRYQMVPNAPTPQQMNDSDCGVFLLTLAEFMSRNRPLVFCQNDMPYLRKRIVAEIMIGKLLTSFTCLDSENTS; from the exons ATGActagaaaatttgatatagCTCTAACGAGATCGGACATGCACAGTTTAAAAGATGGTGCCTGGTTAAATGACAAAatcattgatttttatttggaaatgattGTGGAACGCAGTAATAACGGCCCAGGACCAAA atgttTTGCATTTAACTCACACTTCTACCTCCAGTTGAAACAACGTGGGGCTGATGAAGTGGAAGATTGGAGTGGATGTAccgatatttttcataaaaatttaatatttgtgccAGTTTTCGACAATAATAACCACTGGACTCTGATAATAGTAAATACgaaaactaaaacaataaaattttatgatagtAAAG GTTCTAGAAATAGCGTGGCTCCCACATTGGTCCTACGTTATCTGGTTGTGGAACACATGAACAAGAAATCTGCATGTCTAGATTGGAAGCGATACCAGATGGTTCCAAATGCGCCTACACCGCAACAGATGAATGACTCTGACTGCGGAGTATTTCTGTTGACGTTAGCGGAGTTCATGAGCAGAAATCGGCCATTGGTTTTCTGTCAAAATGATATGCCGTATTTGAGAAAGAGAATTGTTGCGGAAATTATGATAGGAAAACTACTCACAAGTTTTACTTGTCTGGATAGCGAAAACACCAGCTAG